The Hymenobacter sp. 5317J-9 genome has a window encoding:
- a CDS encoding aspartate carbamoyltransferase catalytic subunit: protein MARKDLLDIASLHREEIEFLLDQSTSFKKLFTRSVKKIPALEGKSVLMLFYEASTRTHSSFEVAAKRLSAEVTNFNVDHSSITKGESVRETIETLQAMRTDYIVVRHSHSGLPGMIARQTTASVINAGDGAHEHPTQALLDAFTIKEKFPDPRGKKVLIIGDILHSRVARSTSTLLQKLGIEVAYLGPGSLVPKYVPASIPRFTDYEAAMAWAPDVVYLLRVQLERQDVQFFPSVREYHRVYGITNTRLAEISDKGLYIMHPGPVNRGVELCDAVMDYERSLITNQVENGISVRMAVLDWLTPGGDFPKQEAYAAQPRAGSTVIMP from the coding sequence ATGGCACGTAAAGACCTGCTCGACATCGCATCCCTTCACCGTGAGGAAATCGAGTTCCTGCTCGACCAATCCACGTCCTTCAAAAAACTGTTCACCCGCTCGGTGAAAAAAATCCCTGCCCTCGAAGGTAAATCCGTGCTCATGCTCTTCTACGAGGCCAGCACGCGCACGCACTCCTCCTTTGAGGTCGCGGCCAAGCGCCTCTCGGCCGAAGTCACGAACTTCAACGTCGACCATTCCTCCATCACCAAGGGCGAGTCGGTGCGCGAAACCATCGAGACGCTGCAGGCCATGCGCACCGATTACATCGTGGTGCGCCACAGCCATTCCGGCCTGCCCGGCATGATTGCCCGCCAAACCACCGCGTCGGTCATCAATGCCGGCGACGGGGCCCACGAGCACCCCACTCAGGCCCTGCTGGACGCCTTCACCATCAAGGAGAAATTCCCCGACCCCCGGGGCAAAAAGGTCCTCATCATCGGTGATATTCTGCATTCCCGCGTGGCGCGCTCCACCAGCACGCTGCTGCAGAAGCTGGGCATCGAAGTAGCCTACCTCGGCCCGGGCTCGCTGGTGCCCAAGTACGTGCCGGCCAGTATTCCGCGCTTCACCGACTACGAGGCGGCCATGGCCTGGGCGCCCGACGTGGTGTACCTGCTCCGGGTGCAGCTGGAGCGCCAGGACGTGCAGTTTTTCCCCAGCGTCCGCGAATACCACCGCGTCTACGGCATCACCAATACCCGGCTGGCGGAAATCAGCGACAAGGGCCTCTACATCATGCACCCTGGCCCGGTGAACCGGGGCGTTGAGCTGTGCGACGCCGTGATGGACTACGAGCGCAGCCTGATTACCAACCAGGTCGAAAACGGCATCTCCGTGCGCATGGCCGTGCTCGACTGGCTCACGCCGGGCGGCGACTTCCCGAAGCAGGAGGCGTATGCGGCTCAGCCGCGAGCCGGCTCGACGGTGATTATGCCCTAA
- the purE gene encoding 5-(carboxyamino)imidazole ribonucleotide mutase — MSTTSSSSSPQPLIGVVMGSSSDWDTMQHAVQILTQFGVAHEARVVSAHRMPDDLFAYAEQAGPRGLQAIIAGAGGAAHLPGMMAAKTTVPVLGVPVASRHLQGVDSLHSIVQMPKGVPVATFAIGTAGAANAALFAVSMLALHDPGLATKLQAFRVEQTEAARAMTLPV, encoded by the coding sequence ATGAGCACTACCTCCTCTTCCTCCTCCCCCCAGCCCCTCATCGGCGTGGTCATGGGTTCCAGCAGCGACTGGGACACCATGCAGCACGCCGTGCAGATACTCACGCAGTTTGGCGTGGCGCACGAAGCACGCGTGGTGTCGGCCCACCGCATGCCCGACGACTTGTTTGCCTACGCCGAACAAGCCGGCCCGCGCGGCCTGCAGGCCATCATTGCCGGCGCGGGCGGGGCAGCCCACTTGCCGGGCATGATGGCCGCTAAAACCACGGTGCCCGTGCTGGGAGTGCCGGTGGCCAGCCGCCATTTGCAGGGCGTCGATTCGCTGCACAGCATCGTGCAAATGCCCAAAGGAGTGCCCGTGGCTACGTTTGCCATCGGCACGGCCGGGGCGGCGAATGCCGCGCTGTTTGCTGTGAGCATGCTGGCCCTGCACGACCCTGGCCTGGCGACTAAGCTGCAGGCGTTTCGCGTCGAACAAACCGAGGCGGCCCGCGCCATGACATTGCCGGTATGA
- a CDS encoding dihydroorotase, producing MLLLQNARIASENSPVLLESDVLIVEGKIQAIGSNLAIPEGARVIDARGRILMPGMFDAHVHFRAPGFENKETITTGSEAAINGGITGVVMMPNTRPALDSATAVATVLENARDRARIPVYTSGCVTKNREGKELAEIEGMRELGVKMLTDDGDTTADPAVLLRAMQYATEFGMFFASHCEVPELAGPRALNEGVMSYRLGIKGSPACAEEIIIDRDIRLARAAGAHVHIQHVSSKLGMETIRWWKSRGDVKVTAEVAPHHLLFTDEHIGDYDTNYKMNPPLRTQADCDALLEGLKEGVLDLIATDHAPHTPFEKAQDFISAPNGITGLDTALVSLYHHFVAPGKFGWDLVVKRYSAEPRRLMGLPVAAIEVGQPADCVLFDTDAETTFTKDFMKSKSQNTPFIDQTLKGSVDLVVLGTEVLLER from the coding sequence ATGCTTCTCCTTCAAAACGCCCGCATTGCCTCCGAAAATTCACCCGTCCTGCTCGAGAGCGATGTCCTGATTGTCGAAGGAAAAATTCAGGCCATCGGCAGCAACCTAGCCATTCCTGAGGGCGCCCGTGTCATTGACGCGCGCGGCCGAATTCTGATGCCGGGCATGTTTGATGCCCACGTACATTTCCGTGCGCCGGGTTTTGAGAACAAGGAAACCATTACCACGGGCAGCGAAGCCGCCATCAACGGCGGCATAACCGGCGTAGTGATGATGCCCAACACCCGCCCGGCCCTCGACTCGGCCACCGCTGTAGCCACCGTGCTGGAAAATGCCCGCGACCGGGCCCGCATTCCGGTGTATACGTCCGGCTGCGTGACCAAGAACCGCGAGGGCAAGGAGTTGGCCGAAATTGAAGGCATGCGCGAGCTCGGCGTGAAAATGCTGACCGACGACGGCGACACCACGGCCGACCCGGCGGTGCTGCTGCGGGCCATGCAGTATGCCACCGAGTTCGGGATGTTTTTCGCCAGCCACTGCGAGGTGCCGGAGCTGGCCGGGCCGCGCGCCCTCAACGAAGGCGTGATGAGCTACCGGCTCGGCATCAAGGGCTCGCCGGCCTGCGCCGAGGAAATCATCATCGACCGCGACATTCGCCTGGCCCGGGCGGCGGGCGCCCATGTGCACATCCAGCACGTGTCGAGCAAGCTCGGCATGGAAACCATCCGCTGGTGGAAATCGCGCGGCGACGTGAAAGTGACGGCCGAAGTGGCCCCGCACCACTTGCTCTTCACCGACGAGCACATCGGCGACTACGATACGAACTATAAGATGAACCCGCCGCTGCGCACGCAGGCCGATTGCGACGCGCTGCTCGAAGGGCTCAAGGAAGGCGTGCTCGACCTCATTGCCACCGACCACGCGCCGCACACACCGTTCGAGAAAGCCCAGGATTTCATCAGTGCGCCCAACGGCATCACCGGCCTCGATACGGCCCTGGTTTCGCTCTATCACCACTTTGTGGCGCCCGGCAAATTTGGCTGGGACCTGGTGGTGAAGCGCTACTCGGCCGAGCCCCGCCGCCTGATGGGCCTGCCGGTAGCCGCCATCGAAGTCGGCCAGCCCGCCGATTGCGTCTTGTTCGATACCGATGCGGAAACGACGTTCACGAAGGACTTCATGAAATCGAAATCCCAGAACACGCCCTTCATCGACCAGACCCTGAAAGGCAGCGTAGACCTGGTGGTGCTGGGCACGGAGGTACTGCTGGAGCGTTAA
- a CDS encoding quinone-dependent dihydroorotate dehydrogenase: MYKALVKPALFNLDAERAHHLVFDNLRRVARVPGAKALLQGLYNFQHPSLAREVFGLKFPNPVGLAAGFDKNAALTDELATLGFGFIEIGTVTPRPQAGNPQPRLFRLPQDEALVNRMGFNNDGAAAVAARLARRRNRQLIIGGNIGKNKDTPNERAAEDYVACFEALAEQVDYFVVNVSSPNTPNLRQLQEKEPLIDLLQQVQERNLRRAQPRPLLLKIAPDLTNSQLDDILDIARETKLSGLVSTNTTISREGLATDAGKVAALGAGGLSGRPLRARATEVIRYLHQRSQGELPIIGAGGIHSAADAQEKLAAGASLIQLYTGFVYEGPALVSRINKALARGK, from the coding sequence ATGTACAAGGCCCTCGTCAAACCCGCACTGTTTAACCTCGACGCTGAGCGCGCCCACCACTTGGTTTTCGACAACCTGCGGCGGGTGGCCCGGGTGCCGGGCGCCAAGGCCCTCCTCCAGGGCCTGTACAATTTTCAGCACCCGAGTTTGGCCCGCGAGGTGTTCGGGCTGAAGTTTCCGAACCCGGTGGGGCTGGCGGCGGGGTTTGATAAGAACGCGGCGCTAACTGATGAGCTGGCCACGCTGGGCTTTGGATTTATAGAAATCGGGACCGTGACGCCCCGCCCGCAGGCCGGCAACCCGCAGCCGCGCCTGTTCCGCCTGCCGCAAGACGAGGCCCTGGTCAACCGCATGGGTTTCAACAACGACGGTGCCGCCGCCGTGGCCGCGCGGCTCGCGCGGCGCCGCAACAGGCAGCTTATCATCGGCGGCAACATCGGCAAGAATAAGGACACGCCCAACGAGCGCGCCGCCGAAGACTACGTGGCCTGTTTTGAAGCACTGGCCGAACAGGTCGACTACTTTGTGGTGAACGTGAGCTCGCCCAACACGCCCAACCTGCGCCAGCTGCAGGAAAAAGAACCCCTAATAGACTTGCTGCAGCAGGTGCAGGAACGCAACCTGCGCCGCGCCCAACCGCGCCCCCTGCTGCTGAAAATTGCCCCGGACCTGACCAATTCGCAGCTGGACGACATTCTCGACATTGCCCGCGAAACCAAGCTCAGCGGCCTGGTCTCAACCAATACCACCATCAGTCGGGAAGGCCTGGCCACCGATGCCGGCAAGGTGGCGGCGCTGGGAGCGGGGGGCCTGAGCGGCCGGCCGCTGCGGGCGCGGGCCACCGAGGTCATTCGCTACCTGCACCAGCGCAGCCAGGGCGAGCTGCCCATCATCGGCGCCGGCGGCATTCACTCGGCCGCCGATGCCCAGGAAAAGCTGGCCGCCGGGGCGTCGCTCATTCAACTGTACACGGGCTTTGTGTACGAGGGCCCGGCGCTGGTGAGCCGAATTAACAAGGCGTTGGCGCGGGGGAAGTAG
- a CDS encoding Mur ligase family protein, which translates to MASDILLPQSAAPQRVHLIAVGGSIMHNLALALHRQGARVTGSDDEIFEPARGRLAAAGLLPAREGWDAASITPDLDAVIVGMHARPDNPELQRAQELGLKVYSFPEYIYEASRDKQRIVIGGSHGKTSITACILHVLRYHGRQFDYAVGAQLAGFDLMVQLTDAPIIIIEGDEYLSSPVDRRPKFHLYQHHIGVISGISWDHINVFPTEEIYREQFRIFADMTPKAGVLIYDRDDEQVQLVSVPTNPDVTYIGYGPHEHVIRNGKTFLINKKDEEVPIQVFGEHNLRNISAAKEVCKQLGIKGKDFFKSVASFPGAARRLELVKEGATSVVYKDFAHAPSKLKATATALKKQFPQRRLVACLELHTFSSLNPDFLPQYAHCFDAPDVAVVYFNPHVLEHKRLPPLAAATVAEAFQRPDIKVITDSAELAAFLRAQQWSNANLLLMSSGTFDGLNLTALATEITG; encoded by the coding sequence TTGGCTTCCGATATTCTTCTTCCGCAATCCGCTGCGCCGCAGCGCGTCCACCTCATCGCCGTGGGCGGCAGCATCATGCACAACCTGGCGCTGGCCCTGCACCGCCAGGGCGCCCGCGTGACGGGCTCCGACGACGAAATTTTTGAGCCCGCCCGCGGCCGCCTCGCCGCCGCCGGCCTGCTGCCCGCCCGGGAAGGCTGGGACGCCGCCAGCATCACCCCCGACCTCGACGCCGTGATTGTGGGCATGCACGCCCGCCCCGACAACCCCGAGCTGCAGCGCGCCCAGGAACTGGGCCTGAAGGTGTATTCCTTCCCCGAGTACATCTACGAGGCCAGCCGCGACAAGCAGCGCATCGTCATTGGCGGCTCGCACGGCAAAACCAGCATCACGGCCTGCATTCTGCACGTGCTGCGCTACCACGGCCGGCAGTTCGACTACGCCGTGGGCGCCCAGCTGGCGGGGTTCGACCTCATGGTGCAGCTGACCGACGCGCCCATCATCATCATCGAAGGCGACGAATATCTGTCCTCGCCGGTGGACCGGCGGCCCAAGTTTCACCTCTACCAGCATCACATTGGCGTGATTTCGGGCATCAGCTGGGACCACATCAACGTGTTTCCGACCGAGGAAATCTACCGCGAACAGTTCCGCATCTTCGCCGACATGACGCCCAAGGCCGGCGTGCTCATCTACGACCGCGACGACGAGCAGGTGCAGCTGGTGAGCGTGCCCACCAATCCCGACGTGACCTACATCGGCTATGGCCCGCACGAGCACGTCATTCGCAACGGCAAAACCTTCCTCATCAACAAGAAAGACGAGGAAGTGCCCATCCAGGTATTTGGCGAGCACAACCTGCGCAACATCTCGGCGGCCAAGGAGGTCTGCAAGCAGCTGGGCATCAAGGGCAAGGATTTCTTCAAGTCGGTGGCCTCGTTCCCCGGCGCGGCGCGGCGGCTGGAGCTGGTGAAGGAAGGCGCAACGTCGGTGGTGTACAAGGACTTTGCCCATGCGCCCAGTAAGCTCAAAGCCACCGCCACGGCCCTGAAAAAACAGTTTCCGCAGCGCCGCTTGGTGGCCTGCCTGGAGCTGCACACCTTCAGCAGCCTCAACCCCGATTTCCTGCCGCAGTACGCGCACTGCTTCGATGCGCCCGACGTGGCCGTGGTGTATTTTAATCCCCACGTGCTGGAGCACAAGCGCCTGCCGCCGCTGGCCGCCGCCACTGTGGCCGAGGCTTTTCAGCGCCCCGACATCAAAGTCATTACCGACAGCGCCGAGCTGGCCGCCTTCCTGCGCGCCCAGCAGTGGTCCAACGCCAACCTGCTGCTCATGTCCTCTGGCACGTTTGACGGGTTGAACTTGACGGCGCTGGCTACTGAAATCACGGGCTGA
- a CDS encoding 5-(carboxyamino)imidazole ribonucleotide synthase: MSAIAHVAAMTPVLPGSVDAAGQPATLGVLGGGQLGRMFVHAAQRLGYFTAVLEPDAQSPAGQVSHHHIQTDYNDPAGLAELANLCQAITTEFENVPAQALQTLAQTRPVAPGAAVVGIAQNRIEEKAHFVACATVSGVTCAPYAVIETPAQLQAVLNERAYLLPGILKTARMGYDGKGQVRVKTAAELVAAWAELGSVACVLEKMLPLTAECSVLVARGWDGQVVSFAPQLNVHVDGILAVTHAYEGNMPAALATRAREAAVSIAQHLGYVGVLCVEFFVVDDGSAHGGLVVNEMAPRPHNSGHYTLDACDASQFDLQVHAMAGLPLPQPRQHSPAIMLNLLGEVWLDASGQRREPDWTAVLSLPGTHLHLYGKLDARAGRKMGHLTVTGPDVASVKGVAQRVAGLLGLPGLDVG, encoded by the coding sequence ATGAGTGCCATTGCTCACGTAGCGGCCATGACCCCCGTTTTGCCAGGCAGCGTAGATGCCGCGGGCCAGCCGGCCACGCTGGGGGTACTGGGCGGCGGCCAGCTGGGCCGCATGTTTGTGCACGCTGCCCAGCGCCTGGGCTACTTCACTGCCGTGCTGGAGCCCGACGCGCAAAGTCCGGCCGGGCAGGTGAGCCATCACCACATCCAGACTGATTACAATGACCCGGCCGGGCTGGCCGAGCTGGCCAACTTGTGCCAGGCCATCACCACCGAGTTTGAAAATGTGCCCGCCCAGGCCCTGCAAACGCTGGCGCAGACCCGCCCCGTGGCGCCGGGCGCGGCCGTGGTGGGCATCGCCCAAAACCGCATCGAAGAAAAAGCTCACTTCGTGGCCTGCGCGACCGTGTCGGGCGTGACCTGCGCGCCCTACGCGGTAATTGAAACGCCGGCCCAGCTGCAGGCCGTGCTGAATGAAAGGGCCTACTTGCTGCCCGGCATCCTGAAAACCGCCCGAATGGGCTACGACGGCAAGGGTCAGGTCCGCGTGAAAACCGCCGCTGAGCTGGTTGCGGCCTGGGCAGAGCTGGGCAGCGTGGCCTGCGTGCTGGAAAAGATGCTGCCGCTCACCGCCGAATGTTCGGTGCTGGTGGCGCGCGGCTGGGATGGGCAGGTTGTGAGCTTCGCCCCGCAGCTCAACGTGCACGTCGACGGCATTTTGGCTGTGACCCACGCGTACGAAGGAAACATGCCGGCTGCCCTGGCCACGAGGGCCCGCGAGGCGGCCGTTTCCATTGCGCAACACCTTGGCTACGTTGGGGTGCTGTGCGTGGAATTTTTTGTGGTGGACGACGGCAGCGCGCACGGCGGCCTGGTGGTGAACGAGATGGCCCCCCGCCCGCACAACAGCGGCCACTACACCCTCGACGCCTGCGACGCGTCGCAGTTCGACCTGCAGGTTCACGCCATGGCGGGCTTGCCCTTGCCGCAGCCGCGCCAGCATTCCCCTGCCATCATGCTCAACCTGCTGGGCGAGGTGTGGCTTGACGCCAGCGGCCAGCGGCGGGAGCCGGACTGGACCGCCGTGCTGAGCCTACCAGGCACCCACCTGCACCTCTACGGAAAGCTGGACGCCCGGGCAGGCCGCAAGATGGGCCACCTGACCGTCACCGGCCCGGACGTGGCCAGTGTCAAGGGCGTGGCGCAGCGAGTCGCTGGATTGCTCGGCTTGCCGGGGCTGGACGTTGGTTAA
- a CDS encoding alpha/beta fold hydrolase has translation MERPTLLLLHGALGSPATLAPLAELLVADFTVKSFAFSGHGGSEVSFENFTLPHFAEEVLAFLRGHETAPAHVFGYSMGGYAALLAARREPARFASITTLGTKLDWSPESAAAETRFLDPEKMQAKVPAFAEVLRRRHAPADWAEVVRATARLMETAGAAPPLAAADFAAIRVPVQVLVGDGDLTANQGEASRMVAGQLPQVQYAVLPNTPHPIEKADLPDLAKRIHRFASAHSH, from the coding sequence ATGGAACGGCCGACGCTTCTGCTTCTGCACGGTGCCCTGGGCAGCCCCGCCACGTTGGCGCCGCTGGCCGAGCTGCTGGTGGCTGACTTTACGGTGAAATCGTTTGCATTTTCCGGCCACGGTGGGAGCGAGGTGAGCTTTGAAAACTTCACGCTGCCGCATTTTGCTGAGGAAGTGCTGGCATTCCTCCGGGGGCATGAAACTGCTCCGGCCCACGTGTTTGGCTACAGCATGGGCGGCTACGCGGCGCTGCTGGCAGCCCGCCGGGAGCCAGCCCGGTTTGCCAGCATCACCACGCTGGGCACCAAGCTGGACTGGTCGCCGGAAAGCGCCGCGGCCGAAACCAGATTCCTCGACCCTGAGAAGATGCAGGCCAAAGTGCCGGCCTTCGCGGAGGTGCTGCGCCGGCGCCACGCGCCCGCCGACTGGGCCGAAGTGGTGCGCGCCACGGCCCGCCTGATGGAGACCGCCGGTGCCGCCCCGCCGCTGGCCGCTGCCGACTTTGCCGCCATTAGGGTGCCCGTGCAGGTGCTGGTGGGCGACGGCGACCTGACGGCCAACCAAGGAGAGGCCAGCAGGATGGTGGCCGGGCAGCTTCCGCAGGTGCAGTATGCCGTGCTGCCCAACACGCCGCACCCCATCGAAAAAGCTGACCTTCCAGACTTGGCAAAACGCATTCACCGCTTCGCATCGGCTCATTCCCACTAG
- the dnaB gene encoding replicative DNA helicase: MQDRMDDRLKQSAARAKAALASRGTSGVVPFNASAAGKLPPQAPELEMAVLGALMLEKDALTSVIDLLKPESFYKDAHQRIYRAVIRLFDKSEPIDQLTVVHELREMGELEACGGPFYVANLTLKVNSAANVEYHARIITETAIKRELIRISSEIQKDAFEDTTDVFKLLDDTESALFEVSESNIRKNFDDMRSLMGKAIKELEEKKNQSDGLTGVPTGFTALDRVTSGWQPSDLVIIAARPGMGKCLGKGTKVLMYDGDLRNVEDVLPGDLLMGDDSTPRRVLSIARGRENMYWVRQNKGDDYRVNESHILSLKRSRNEGPHRHGEVLNITVKDWLAKGPKFRSNYKGYKVPVEFEAQELPVDPYFLGVWLGDGASSNCRITGQNPEIIDYLHEYAAALNMQVTVGVVENRCNSYGITRGRQGGNIAEYSLQDELRQLGVLDNKHIPRAYAINSTENRLRLLAGLIDSDGHLDPVSNGYEITQKNHRLARQIKFLGDSLGFRTSLTKKRATISSIGYESEVWRVRLYGDINRVPVRVARKKAQPWASPVDWRQTGITVEFDKVDDYYGFEIDGNRLFLLQDMTVTHNTAFVVSAMRNAAVDFKKAVAIFSLEMSSLQLVNRLISAEAELDSEKIKKGSLADHEWQQLNHKITALSAAPIYIDDTPGLSIRELRTKCRRLRSQKDVQMIIVDYLQLMSGNTDGRGGNREQEIASISRALKGIAKELNVPVLALSQLSRSVETRGGDKKPQLSDLRESGSIEQDADMVIFLYRPEYYGLDQDAEGNSTQGVGEVIIAKHRNGSLETVQLKFIGKYTKFADLDGMGGFDPSGYQPMGLPASNFDSEPSSFAPNTIRLGSKINESPVPFPKSNFNAHEDPPF, from the coding sequence ATGCAAGACCGGATGGACGACCGCCTGAAACAATCCGCCGCCCGCGCTAAAGCTGCGCTGGCCAGCCGCGGAACGTCGGGTGTGGTCCCGTTTAATGCCAGCGCCGCTGGCAAGCTGCCGCCCCAGGCCCCCGAGCTCGAAATGGCCGTGCTCGGCGCCCTGATGCTGGAAAAAGACGCCCTCACCTCGGTGATTGACCTGCTCAAGCCCGAGAGCTTTTATAAGGACGCGCACCAACGCATCTACCGCGCTGTGATTCGCTTGTTTGATAAATCCGAGCCCATCGACCAGCTCACCGTGGTGCACGAGCTGCGCGAGATGGGCGAGCTCGAAGCCTGCGGCGGCCCCTTCTACGTGGCCAACCTCACGCTGAAAGTGAACTCGGCGGCCAATGTGGAATACCACGCCCGCATCATCACCGAAACCGCCATCAAGCGCGAGTTGATTCGGATTTCGAGCGAGATTCAAAAGGACGCCTTCGAGGACACCACCGACGTGTTCAAGCTGTTGGACGACACCGAATCGGCCCTGTTTGAGGTGTCCGAGTCGAACATCCGTAAGAACTTCGACGACATGCGGAGCTTGATGGGCAAGGCCATCAAAGAGCTGGAAGAAAAGAAGAACCAGAGCGACGGCCTCACGGGTGTGCCTACCGGATTTACCGCCCTGGACCGCGTCACGAGCGGCTGGCAACCGTCTGACCTGGTGATTATTGCCGCTCGCCCTGGCATGGGCAAGTGCTTGGGCAAAGGCACGAAGGTGCTGATGTACGACGGCGATCTGCGCAACGTGGAAGACGTGCTGCCCGGCGACCTGCTGATGGGCGACGACTCGACCCCACGCCGGGTGCTGAGCATTGCCCGCGGCCGCGAAAACATGTACTGGGTGCGCCAGAACAAGGGCGACGACTACCGCGTGAACGAAAGCCACATTCTCTCGCTGAAACGCTCGCGCAACGAAGGGCCGCACCGCCACGGCGAGGTGCTGAACATTACCGTGAAGGACTGGCTAGCCAAAGGTCCCAAGTTTCGCTCGAATTACAAGGGCTATAAAGTGCCCGTGGAGTTTGAAGCGCAGGAGCTGCCCGTCGACCCGTATTTCCTGGGCGTGTGGCTGGGCGACGGCGCCAGTAGCAACTGTCGCATCACTGGCCAGAACCCCGAAATCATTGACTACCTGCACGAATACGCCGCTGCTCTGAATATGCAGGTGACGGTGGGCGTGGTGGAAAACCGCTGCAACAGCTACGGCATCACCCGGGGCCGGCAGGGCGGCAACATTGCCGAATACTCCTTACAGGACGAGTTGCGGCAGTTGGGCGTTCTCGATAACAAGCACATCCCGCGCGCCTACGCCATCAACTCGACCGAAAACCGCCTGCGCCTGCTGGCCGGTTTGATTGACAGCGACGGTCACCTCGACCCGGTGTCCAACGGCTACGAAATCACCCAGAAAAACCACCGCCTGGCCCGCCAAATCAAATTTTTGGGCGACTCGCTGGGCTTCCGCACCTCGCTCACGAAGAAGCGCGCCACCATCTCCAGCATCGGCTACGAGAGCGAAGTGTGGCGCGTGCGCCTCTACGGCGACATTAACCGTGTGCCGGTGCGCGTGGCCCGCAAAAAAGCGCAGCCCTGGGCCTCGCCCGTCGATTGGCGCCAGACCGGCATCACCGTCGAGTTCGACAAAGTTGATGACTACTACGGCTTCGAGATTGACGGCAACCGTCTGTTCCTTCTGCAAGACATGACGGTGACGCATAACACGGCGTTCGTAGTATCGGCCATGCGCAACGCGGCGGTCGATTTCAAGAAAGCCGTAGCCATCTTCTCGCTGGAAATGTCTTCGCTGCAGCTCGTCAACCGCCTGATTTCGGCCGAGGCGGAGCTGGACTCGGAGAAAATTAAAAAGGGCAGCCTCGCCGACCACGAGTGGCAGCAGCTCAACCACAAAATCACAGCCCTTTCGGCCGCGCCGATTTACATTGATGACACGCCCGGCCTAAGCATTCGCGAACTACGCACCAAGTGCCGCCGCCTGCGCTCGCAGAAGGACGTGCAGATGATTATCGTCGACTACCTGCAGCTGATGAGCGGTAACACCGACGGCCGCGGCGGCAACCGCGAACAGGAAATTGCCAGCATCTCGCGGGCCCTCAAGGGCATTGCCAAGGAGCTGAACGTGCCCGTGCTGGCCCTCTCGCAGCTTTCGCGCTCGGTGGAAACCCGCGGCGGCGACAAGAAGCCGCAGCTGAGTGACCTTCGCGAATCGGGCTCCATCGAGCAGGACGCCGACATGGTAATCTTCCTTTACCGCCCCGAGTATTACGGCCTCGACCAGGATGCTGAAGGCAACTCAACCCAGGGCGTGGGTGAAGTCATCATTGCCAAGCACCGAAACGGCTCCCTCGAAACCGTGCAGCTCAAGTTCATCGGCAAGTACACCAAGTTTGCTGACCTCGACGGCATGGGCGGCTTCGACCCCAGCGGCTACCAGCCCATGGGCCTGCCCGCCAGCAACTTCGACAGCGAGCCCAGCTCCTTCGCGCCGAACACCATTCGCCTGGGCTCCAAGATTAACGAGTCGCCGGTGCCCTTCCCCAAGAGCAACTTCAACGCTCATGAAGACCCGCCTTTTTAA